The window CGGAAACCGGATGCCGACCTCCGTGCCCCACAACTCATAGCCGAACCGGTCGGGCCGCCACGCCGGCCGGTCGTCGCCCAGGATCGCGAAGCTCGCCACCTTTTGATTATAGCGATCGAACAGCCGGTAGTTATAGACGTACATCCGTTTGGCAAAGTCCGCTTCCGGCTGGCTCTGAAACTCAAGGTGTACCAGCACCCATTCCACTTGGCCGCTGGTCCTGCGGACCTGGACCAGCTTATCCGCCACGCGCCGCCCTTGCTCCGATTTGGCCGCGATCGTCTGCAACTCGTTCTCAAGCGTGTCGCAGCGCTCCGTCCAGTCGATTTCCCGATGTGCGTCGGGGAAAAAGAACGCCATGAACGGCTCAAACAAGTTATCGAGGGCTTCTTTCCACGCGCTATCGAAATCGGCCATTGCCAAGGTGCTCTCAGGTGCCTTTTGGGATGGGCGCAAGTCTACGAGAGAATGACGGCAGCCGGAAGAAGTCGAAATGCAAAAACGGAAGTGGCCGCCCGGTGGTCCCGTGACCCGCCCGGCGCGGTTCCCGCGGAGTCCGATCGCGATCGCCGCGCAGCACGCAGCGGAGCTAGCGTCGCAAACCGAATCAGCGAAAGCATTTACGGCGATCACGCTGGCGACGCCGCACCCGCGTCCGCGACGGCGCCCAAACAAAAGCGACGCGCGCGTGTCGCTTTTGTTAATGAACGCGCCGCGCGCGGCGCGTTTGCCCGCACGCGCCAGCCGAACAGTGCAGCCAGCGCTCAAAGTTGCTCAAAGACCGACTCGCTCAATTCGGCGGAACGGCATCCCGGCGCGCGGGGACTGCGTGCAGAGGATTGGCCGCGCACCTCGTGGGACGCGACAAACGTGTCGCCTGCGCTCGGGTGAGACCCGGTCGGGCATGCGCAAAACCGCCAGGAATCGACGAACTTGCCGGTAAGACCGTACTCGGTTTTTGTTCCGATGGTAAGTATCGTTCTGTAGACCGCGAACGTGAGCCTCCGCCCGGCAGCACCCCGGCCCTTGCGAAGCGGTCGCCGGCTGTGGATACTAACAATCACCGCTTCAGCGATGGGGCGGCCCGCCCGCTATTACCCGCCTTTCACGGAGATACGCTTATGAGCACGCCCGGCTTTGGAAGTTCCTCGCGTCGTGAGTTCGTCAAGCAAACCGGCCGGCTGGCCGCGGCCACGGCCCTGATGGGCGTCAGGTTGCCGCACGTCCACGCCGGCGAAGACAACACGATTCAGGTGGCGCTCATCGGCTGCGGCGGCCGTGGCACGGGGGCGGCTTCCGACGCGCTGAGCGTCAAGAACGGCCCCATCAAGCTGGTGGCCATGGCCGACGTGTTTCCCAACCGGCTGCAATCGAGCTACGACCACCTGCAAAAGAATTTCTCGACGCAGGTCGACGTGCCCAAAGACCGCCAGTTCATCGGCTTCGACGCCTATCAAAAGGCGATGGAGTGCCTCAAGCCGGGCGACGTGGCCCTGTTCGCCACGCCGCCCGCCTTTCGCTGGGTGCATTTCGGTTATGCCATCGGCAAGAATCTGAACGTGTTCATGGAGAAGCCGACCACGGTCGACGGACCCAGCACCCGCAAGATGCTGAAACTCTACGAAGACGCACTGGCCAAAAACCTGAAAGTGGGCGTGGGCCTGATGTGCCGCCACTGCGCCGCCCGCGAAGAACTCCTTAGCCGCATCAAGGGTGGCGAGTTGGGCGACATCCTTTTGCTGCGGGCATACCGCATGACCGGCCCGGTCGGTTTTGCGTTTGTCTCGCCGCAGCAGGGTAACGAAACGAGCGAGCTGCTCTATCAGATCAAGAATTTCCACGGCTTCCTGTGGGCCAGCGGCGGCTGCTACAGCGACTTCCTGATCCACAACATCGATGAGTGCTGCTGGATGAAGGGCGGCTGGCCGGTGGAGGCGATGGGCAGCGGCGGCCGCGACTTTCGCGGCGACTATATCGACCAGAACTTCGACAACTACTCGGTCGAATACACCTTCGCCGACGGCAGCAAACTGATGCTCGAGGGCCGCAACATTCCCGGCTGCTACGATAAGTTCGCCAGCTACGTTCACGGCACCAAGGCGGCCGGCGTAATCTCGACCTCCGGGCACTCGCCTGCTCGCTGCCGCATCTACAAGGGTCAGAACATGGACGACGACAGCCAGATCGTGTGGAAGTATGGCGACAAGGAGCCGAACCCCTATCACCGCGAGTGGGAGCACCTGATCGAAGCCATCCGCAGCGACAAGCCTTACAACGAGGCCAAGCGCGGGGCCGAGGCCAGCCTGGTGACGGCGATGGGCCGCATGGCCTGCCACACCGGGCAAGTCATCACCTTCGAGCAGATGATGCAGTGCGAGCACGAGTTCGCGCCCGACGTCGACAAGCTGACGATGGACTCGCCCGCGCCGCTCGTGCGTCAGCCCGACGGCAAGTATCCGATTCCGTTGCCCGGCTTGCTCAAGCGGGAATACATGGTGTGAGGGCTTGCAAATCACATCCTATTGCGATTCCGGCACCATCGCGCTCATCCCTTGGGCCATGGTGATGCCGCGCTCGTGGTTGACGGTGAAGGCCACGCGGTGCGTCACGGCGTCGATCAGCGCGGCGGCCGAGGGCTGCCCGTTGCCGCTGCGCTTCACGCCGCCGAACGGCAAGTGAACCTCGGCGCCGATGCAGGGCAGGTTCACGTAACCCATGCCATAGTCGCACTCGTCGCGGTACAGCCGCCAGCGGCGATAGTCTTCGGTAATCACCGCCATTGAAAGCCCGTAAGGCGTGTCGTTATAGATATGAATCGCCTGCTCATCGCTGCTGAAGGGAACGATCGCCAGGTGCGGACCAAAGACCTCCTCGCGGATGGTGCGGGCGTCGGGCCGGTAATCCTGCCGGTAGACGAAGGGCGACATGAAGTGGCCCGCGCGGTGCTCGCCGTCCATCAGGCGGCCGCCGTCGAGCAGCACCTCCGCCCCTTCCTGCCGGGCCAGGCTGTTGTAGAAGGCGACTTTCTCGACCGACCGCTGATTGATCAGCGGGCCGGCGAACGCGCCGGGCGTGAACGGGTCGGCGAACCGCAGTTGCCGGGCACGCTCGACCAGCGCGGCCGCAAAATCGTCGCAGCGCCGCTGGTGGACCAGCACGCGGCCGGCCGACACGCAACGCTGCCCGGTTGTCTTGAAGGCGCTGAGCAGGGCGGCGTTGACGGCCAGGTCGAGCGCGGCGTCTTCGCAGACGATGACCGCGCTCTTGGAACCCATCTCCAAGGCGCAACTCTTGTGGGGGTGCTCGGCGGCCAGCCGGCGAATGTGCGAACCCACTTCGTAGCTACCGGTGAAACAGACCACGTCGACTTGCTCGTGCCGGGCCAAGGCGTCGCCCGCCTCCTCGCCCAGTCCGTGGACCAGGTTGATCGTGCCGGTGGGAAAGCCAGCCTCGTCGAACAGCCGCACCAGCCGCTGGCCGATTTCGGGCGTTTCTTCGCTGGGCTTGAAGACGGCGGTGTTGCCTTCCAGCAAGCTGGGGGCCAGCATCCACAGCGGCACGGCGAACGGGAAATTCCAGGGAGTGATGACGGCCACCACACCCCGCGGCTTGCGGCGGACGTAGAGGTCTTTGGCTTCGATTTCGGAATCGATCACCTGGCCGCTCGGCTGGCGGGCCGTGCCAAACACGTACTGCACCATGTGCAGGCCCTCGACGACTTCCGCCCGTGCTTCGTCGAGCACCTTGCCGCTTTCGGTGGCCAGCACGCGGGCCAACTCTTCGGTGTCGCGCTCGATCAGCTCGGCCAGCTTGAGGAACCGCTCGCCGCGCTTCACCCGGCTGCGCCGCCGCCAGGAATCGAAGGCGGTGCGGGCGGCGACGACGGCGGCATCGACGTCGGCGGCCGTGCCGCGCGGATAGTGCCCGACGACTTCGTCGGCGCGGGCCGGATTAAAGCTGTCGAACCGCTGGCCGACGGCCGGGCACCATCGGCCGGCGATGAAGTGTTGCCCGGTCCAGACTTCGGTGACGATCATGGGAGGTTCGGTCTTGGGTTTTTGGTCTTGGGTCTTGGCGGACGTGCGCGATCTCGCACTCTAGGAAGGATACGTGCTGGCATGTGCTTCCGGCAAGCCGCTGCGGTAGGCGCGGCGGCCTGCGGGCCTATAATGTCCGCGTAGGGTGGGACCAGCGAGCTTGCGAGCGCCGGCCCACCAAGAGCGACGTCGTTTATGGTGGGCCGGCGCTCGCAAGCTCGCTGGTCCCACCCTACAGGAGTTGCCAAGTTGGCTGAAAAAGTCGTGATTGTGGGAAGTGGGCCGGCCGGTTGGACGGCCGCGATCTATACCGCGCGGGCGTCGTTGAAGCCGCTGGTGTATGAAGGCGCCGTGACCGAAGACAACCGGATTGCCGGCACATTGCCGCTGGGCCAGTTGGCTTTGACGACCGAGGTCGAGAATTACCCCGGTTTTCCTCACGGCGACCTGGAAGCCTATCTCGACAACTCCATCGAGAAGCAGCGACGGCAAATGATGGCGCCGCATCAAAAGCAGGGCGTCAGCGGTCCCGAATTGATGGAGCTCATGCGGCAGCAGGCGCTGAACTTCGGCACGCGGATCATCACCGACGATATTGTCGAAGTCGATTTCTCGAAGCGGCCGTTCAAGCTCGTGCCCTCCGCGGGCGAGGCCGTCGAGGCGGAGGCCGTGATCGTCGCCACCGGCGCGCGGGCCAACTACCTGGGCATGCCGTCGGAAGAGAAATACAAGAACTTCGGGGTGAGCGCCTGCGCGGTGTGCGACGGGGCCTTGCCGCGGTTCCGCAACAAGCCGTTGGTGGTGGTCGGCGGCGGTGATTCGGCCTGTGAAGAAGCCAACTACCTTTCCAAGTTCGCCAGCCAGATTCACCTCGTGCATCGCCGCGACCAACTTCGCGCCTCGAAGATCATGGCCGAACGCGTGCTGAGCGATGCCAAGATCAAGGCGGAGTGGAACAGCGTGGTCGACGAAGTGCTGGGCAACCAGCGTGAGGGCGTCACCGGCGTGCGGCTGAAGAGCCTGCTCGACGACAAAACCCGTGAGCTTCCGGCGTCGGGCATGTTCGTGGCCATCGGTCACACGCCCAACACCCGCTTCTTGGAAGGCAAGCTGGAGCTGACGCCCAAGAAGTACATCAAGTGGACGGTGCCCTTCCGCACCAACACCAGCGTGGAGGGCGTGTTCGCAGCCGGCGACGTGGCCGACGACTACTATCGCCAGGCCGTGACCGCGGCCGGCAGCGGCTGCATGGCCGCGCTCGACGCCGAGCGCTGGCTGGCGCACCAGGGACATTGACCGCAACTGGGCCTTGCGGCGTTCCAGAAGTTATCCCGGTTTTATGCCGCAATCGTAAGGTGGGCAAGCTCTGAACGAAAAAGGCCCCACTACGACAA of the Pirellulales bacterium genome contains:
- a CDS encoding aldehyde dehydrogenase family protein, whose amino-acid sequence is MIVTEVWTGQHFIAGRWCPAVGQRFDSFNPARADEVVGHYPRGTAADVDAAVVAARTAFDSWRRRSRVKRGERFLKLAELIERDTEELARVLATESGKVLDEARAEVVEGLHMVQYVFGTARQPSGQVIDSEIEAKDLYVRRKPRGVVAVITPWNFPFAVPLWMLAPSLLEGNTAVFKPSEETPEIGQRLVRLFDEAGFPTGTINLVHGLGEEAGDALARHEQVDVVCFTGSYEVGSHIRRLAAEHPHKSCALEMGSKSAVIVCEDAALDLAVNAALLSAFKTTGQRCVSAGRVLVHQRRCDDFAAALVERARQLRFADPFTPGAFAGPLINQRSVEKVAFYNSLARQEGAEVLLDGGRLMDGEHRAGHFMSPFVYRQDYRPDARTIREEVFGPHLAIVPFSSDEQAIHIYNDTPYGLSMAVITEDYRRWRLYRDECDYGMGYVNLPCIGAEVHLPFGGVKRSGNGQPSAAALIDAVTHRVAFTVNHERGITMAQGMSAMVPESQ
- a CDS encoding gfo/Idh/MocA family oxidoreductase, with the translated sequence MSTPGFGSSSRREFVKQTGRLAAATALMGVRLPHVHAGEDNTIQVALIGCGGRGTGAASDALSVKNGPIKLVAMADVFPNRLQSSYDHLQKNFSTQVDVPKDRQFIGFDAYQKAMECLKPGDVALFATPPAFRWVHFGYAIGKNLNVFMEKPTTVDGPSTRKMLKLYEDALAKNLKVGVGLMCRHCAAREELLSRIKGGELGDILLLRAYRMTGPVGFAFVSPQQGNETSELLYQIKNFHGFLWASGGCYSDFLIHNIDECCWMKGGWPVEAMGSGGRDFRGDYIDQNFDNYSVEYTFADGSKLMLEGRNIPGCYDKFASYVHGTKAAGVISTSGHSPARCRIYKGQNMDDDSQIVWKYGDKEPNPYHREWEHLIEAIRSDKPYNEAKRGAEASLVTAMGRMACHTGQVITFEQMMQCEHEFAPDVDKLTMDSPAPLVRQPDGKYPIPLPGLLKREYMV
- a CDS encoding thioredoxin-disulfide reductase, with translation MAEKVVIVGSGPAGWTAAIYTARASLKPLVYEGAVTEDNRIAGTLPLGQLALTTEVENYPGFPHGDLEAYLDNSIEKQRRQMMAPHQKQGVSGPELMELMRQQALNFGTRIITDDIVEVDFSKRPFKLVPSAGEAVEAEAVIVATGARANYLGMPSEEKYKNFGVSACAVCDGALPRFRNKPLVVVGGGDSACEEANYLSKFASQIHLVHRRDQLRASKIMAERVLSDAKIKAEWNSVVDEVLGNQREGVTGVRLKSLLDDKTRELPASGMFVAIGHTPNTRFLEGKLELTPKKYIKWTVPFRTNTSVEGVFAAGDVADDYYRQAVTAAGSGCMAALDAERWLAHQGH